The stretch of DNA AAatttcagaagcattttgaaggttttttttttttttttttttttgccgcacagtgttatTGGTTTTAAAATGCGGAATTCCATCCAATGATTGTTTGTTGGAAACTTTTCGGTGTTCCATTCTGTCATTTTAGAAAACGGGACTGTCCTGTTCGAAATGGGCCTTATGGTCACAATAATCACGCCTGTGCAATAAGTTACTTGATTCGATATTATTtactgaaatgaactttttatttgcccattaaaatgaattaaaaagctAAGTAATTCGTATATGACccttatattaaaattttaatgaagatcATTCAGCTAACATTCATGATGCAGGAAGCTCTCAAGTTACTGATTGATTTAGTCAGTCAAATAATGGTCTAAAAACCAGTCTAGACAGTCACGCGAGTGTTATTTCTCTGCTTCTTAAAAATGAAAGCTGAAATCACTGATTATTTATATTGCAATGTTCTGGTTATTTACAAATCACAACATCTCGATTTCAGCGGGAGTTCTAAATCGACCTCCACGTGGAGGCTGCTCGAAATTTCATTCTATTTGTTCAGACGAAGGCActtaaggggggaaaaaaatacggttttttttcttaatttctaactagcaaaaatatttttggattttaaaaagTAGAATTGGAAAAAGGGTCTGTGATGtttaaaatgtgagaaaaaagactgctttaaaagaaaaatatcttttaatccttatatatatatatatatatatatagagagagagagagagagagagagtaaaacctgtctacaatgatactgttgggacctaaaaaaatattgttatggaCAGGTTTTCATTATACacagtttgattatttttgctgatattttgctggtacaaggaaaatatcgttatagacaggtttgttgttatagacagtattgttatagacaggtttcactgtaatagccAAAGATCGAgaaacccgcgagtttcaacaacgaaactcgcgccacggcatgataatttaataatatgttttggtaatgtttaacatgcagggagagGCTtagttgtgacaaggctgaactcgatccgataacttaactgttttattggtaagactgtcatttcattggaatgaagaaacgaaaaaatggtccacaatgaacgctatctactgtagtttagggttcatccactggatttagggttacaatttcaagtatcaaaatatcatcaaaaaaggcaatggcttcgttcaaatatagaagcaattttcacccgtcataccttgacgggcgattttctagttatttaaataaaaggcaATGCGTGTTAAACGTACTTACAAGTGCTATTCATTCGAAGCCAATAATTAACTGCCCTAATGACTCATCATACCAATAATATTCTCTAGCTTCGCGGAGGGAAGGACAATATTGCACGTTGTCAAATCATTAttcttctgtctttttttttctcctgaaactCTAAAAGCGATTCGATTAATCAGCAGTTCGGATAGTCAGAGTTCGGATTGTCGAAGTTCTACTGAATTACACTGccttacttattttgaaactagaccTAGGTAGGGGATCcacgaaaatattcaaaattgaaagttttgtttcaaaaagcaTGACAGCTTATTATTTTCTctttggtgtttggctaatccgctatttttatcttttaagctgtttgcttatCTAAATCTTGGCttttgtcttttcatccataagctcattactttttacattgaaaaaggcgtttcctgtaaccccgaaacacgtgtctgcagtaatatgctattttgcttttttggcgttgttatttcttactttacttttcaacacaaaggtatttatttatcttatttatcttacATGAACTTCGCTTTTCATCATGTTTCAGTTTGCAACTTTGGTTACGGCTGGGAATACGGCTCTGTGAAGGCGGTTGTGCAGTACAAGTCTTTCATCAATGAAAATGCGCATGCGCACATTGGTCTGAAAGTTGGCCTACGCGGCATCAACGTCACATTGAAAGGTAAGTGAGAAAACATGAAacgtttttgaagtatttttctaaaACCTAAACCTTTTTAAACTTGTTCAAATTTtgtgatcaaaaaataaatgactaaaataaTTTCTTTCGAGTAACTTCAcatacagtggcttccaaaagtgttcgtacactttgaaattctttagtaaaaaccaaaataacgcgaaactgaattcgaatatgaagttcaatgttttttcacttcattcctatgtcattctaaataaaaccctgtagttttttcaaaatattgacggatcttgtttttgaaatgggtcaaaaaacgaagagactgaaataatacaccacaaaagtcatcgtacactgaaatattttcgaataaattcatgaataaaattatcaaatgtcgttttttttattattattattattttcgcatTGTGTTGAAGTTTAAAAGTCATTTagctttcactttttgtttatttattccttaacattgtgcttattactttaaaatagctggtatttgtaaaaaaaccacaaacaccattcgagatttgaattttttcctcacaatagcggtaaattggtttgaaatgactctaaattagttaatttattccattctatagtaaagtgcttgataaaatgctttaaagaaaagaatcggaccgaaaacaaggtaagaaaaggtcaaccggcaaagttgacaaagcgtgatcggagatttacagttaaaaaaaatatgaaaaatacacatttgagtgctgtagaagtttctgcagagttaaatgaaaatttttacacataattttcacttaaaattgttcgcaaagttctctgattagctggattaaatgggacctcttcccgcagaaattttcttggtcgtgcaaaaaacagaaagtttacgcttttcgtcgcaaaaacaatgataaataagctcaaattacgtcttacttacagatgaaaatgctttcaacatttttggttaaattgctgtataattgtaaataaaagaaaaatttaggaacttaatcttaagaacttagttggaccagttaatcaggacggagaaggtgttcttgtgtgagggtgcatatcagcatcaggacttggtagttgggaattttttgatgaaattatgaatcacgctgttcatttaaatatttcaaatactaattttaaactcttagccaaaaatttggttatcgcaaacaactttgtttttcatcaagacaacgataagaagcgCACGgatttcaacgtttgcgtctagcgcctcaaaaattgtcctttaGTTTAGataataccccttcaatctccagactTGAACTAAATGTAACATACTTAGAGATATTTAGGgccagattacgaaaatacggctttgaaacgaaaatagagctagaaacagtaagactcgaagtgtggctgaacacttactcagaaattacgcaaaaagagaaagaaaaaagaatgaaatctattcccagacgtttaaaaggtgttattgatactgcatgatattctactaaataataaattaataaaaagttagattattcaataatatatagacgttttttaaagtgtacgaagacttttgtgagataaaatttacggcactttttggtttttgatttttaaaaaattaagttttaacattttttaaaaaattgttatgtagttttgttgaaaattgatcatagatcttataattaaataccttaaAATTAAgcgtttggtcaattactttatatacttgtcatccaaagattatttttagctttttagttcattttgttacTAAAGCttgttcttttagttttttaaactattattttattactacTGATTTATTCTCAAGTACTACAGTGCGGGCAAtatttggtcttggagaaaaaaccCCATGAGAATAACGTCACAAAACATACAAAAGTTGAGGAAATGATTCAGTTTCATGCCAAAATCGGATACGTCGCTCACCGTCGACGATAGTGCCACACCTCAAAAATTTAGGCAAACGTAAAAAACatgttgatttaaaatctaaattggaAGATCTTTATTGTCAGAAAACTTATCCGAAGTTGAATGCTGTTATATATACTGGCTGGACCTTGCAATCTAAATTAATGGTGTGCAGTTAGAGTTTGAAaatgtttcttctaaattatgaaaattttactgatgtgTGACTACTGATGAAATCGTTTTTACCAGGACTGACGCTTCGGAGTCGGGCTGGTTTtaagataaaagagtcggagtctaaAGAGCAAAATTCTAAAAGTCAGAGTCGGTCATATTAGCCTCTAAGTCCGcagctctgccagtgcttgcggagtcggagttggactgattttagggtaagGGAGTCGAAGCCTTTAAGATTCTCGGAGTCAAAGTCTGTCATTTTAGTCTCTGagtccacaactctgccagtgcttgcgcaGTCAGACTGAGtcttgggtaaaggagtcgaaggCTTGAGGACTGTCGGAGTCGGTCTTTTTAGCCtctaagtccgcaactctgccagtgcttgtgaagtcggagtcggactgatttttgagGTAAAGTAATTGGGGTCGGATGGTCATAAATttaccggagtcggagtcggctattttccCCCCGACTTCGCAGGCCTGGGTATATGATATgcattagttttgaaaatgaatCTGGTGCAAGTTTTCTggtaagaaagagcattaaaatttctttttaaatcaatatttataacatttcttttattttttttgagctgtCGCAGTATCGTCGTTGGTGAACTTTGACAGGAAATTTggaatgtgtcgttcatgaacgaacgggtcgaAAAGAACGACTGTTCTTTTGAACGATGAAAGGTTTTGAACATTGCACTGGAAGTACATTTGTTTCAGTTAGTTCGTCTgtccatttttatttatatatttcttcaaataataCTACACAAGCAAACTTAGTTTTGTTTCTCTTCTCTTACTTTATAATAAAGCATTCGGCAACACTTGCTCTGAAGCTTTTTGTCCCCATCTTGTTCACGCTGGTACGTTAAtgaattagtattattatttttaaaaccgaGTTCTTTTAACTTATAACCCGAAAAAATTCATGTTTgagaattttttgatgaactttTTTACAatgttagtaattttttttttcgatgaactAAGTGTTCAAATGAACGAATTCAATGAACGGGTAAAAGAAActaacgatcctctgatgaacatGTCATTAAAAAGAACGGCATTGCCCATGCCTACATGCAGGGGctgatacagactaccatttttggggggtcatgctgaagaaatgACACCTCCCACACGCGAACGAACTTACGgttttggcactaaaaatttctaaagttgcttgggggtcaataaaaagcactaaACCCGCCAGGAATAAGACACTTAGTAGAgcataaacgttactaattaatttctgaaaagaagcaacatttcaaatatttacttaaaaaaataataatgatgaattGATAAGattactgaaatcgtttacaaTTTATTCGTCAAGtgcttgaacacaatgtggacggagaATATGCTCGACGGTTTAGGGGAGAGggtgtcatgacccccatgacctcACCTTGTAACCGCCATTGCCTACGTGAAACTACATCCTTTTCTCTACTGTATATTTTGTGAAGTTATTCTAATGTTTTTTCCCAATATGAGTAATAAAGAATTTCCCACCATGAAACTGCTTCATTTCCTTCACCAGGTTTGCCAGTGAATCAGCTGAACGAAACCATCAACTACAACGAGCGCTTTTCATGGGAATGGGCTCAGGGCCGGCCTGGCTTCGGAAAAGACGGTGAGTCACCCCAGTTCAATATTCTGCGTGATTGAGAACCACACCCAAGTGGTCGTGTGAGCAGAAATGCATAATTGACGCAGAGGGGGTCATAATTCGTGTAAGAAACAAAGTTTACCAGTTTCCTGCCATAACTGAGTGTCCTAATCGCGTCGTTTTGTTGCTGCTGAAACGTTGAAGGACACGCGCTAAAAAGGTAGCTGAACTTTCTGAACATCTTATGAGACTATGGatcttgttattattttgaaaggaagCTAAAATATTATCCCACTTCCGCTGTTTACATTCTCCagaaatcattaaattaaaatattctcttATCGCCGCCTCATGGTAACAGTAGAACAAGAGTAATAATAGACTAGGATTTAACCGTGATTGCCTTCAAACTGTACAACTTTTGCAAcacaaatttatattttgtatgtGAAGGCATGAAAATGTTCGAGTATGAAATAGTGGAGGAGTTAAAGTGAGAAAGGGAATCTTGGGgtcattttttcataaaacgcTTACTGACGAAAACTCTAGGAATACTTTATCAATTAAGTTGAATTCTGTcagcattcaaattttaaatgttatcAACTTGAACATATCTATcctttacgaaagaaaaaaatagtgctTTATAAATAACTCATAATTGGCCATAGAGTAAATAAA from Uloborus diversus isolate 005 chromosome 5, Udiv.v.3.1, whole genome shotgun sequence encodes:
- the LOC129223214 gene encoding dual oxidase maturation factor 1-like, which translates into the protein MGSGTFQALREHGRPTYYAENRWPVTADTVVYGILYGFLAIAFSFYVIIIGIRGKEQLYVFIRVTISLFIGAVILICNFGYGWEYGSVKAVVQYKSFINENAHAHIGLKVGLRGINVTLKGLPVNQLNETINYNERFSWEWAQGRPGFGKDGESPQFNILRD